In Zunongwangia profunda SM-A87, the following proteins share a genomic window:
- a CDS encoding MepB family protein produces the protein MYDKCALELSHFKTETESKAYNACRFQLNGMHVLSRNAKITPKKAGQFVTFWKRQKNGPIEPFSGNDAIDFYVVNVRTENKFGQFVFPKSVLIKKGILATENKEGKRAFRVYPHWGMVKSKQAEKTQKWQLNYFYEISSLTNLQKVNQLYTKP, from the coding sequence ATTTACGATAAATGCGCACTTGAGCTTTCACACTTTAAAACCGAAACTGAAAGCAAAGCATACAATGCCTGTCGATTTCAACTCAACGGAATGCATGTTTTGAGCCGAAATGCTAAAATTACACCCAAGAAAGCCGGGCAATTTGTGACCTTTTGGAAACGACAAAAGAATGGTCCCATTGAACCTTTTAGCGGGAATGATGCCATTGATTTTTATGTGGTCAACGTACGGACAGAAAACAAATTTGGGCAGTTTGTATTCCCCAAATCGGTACTGATAAAAAAAGGGATTCTCGCTACTGAAAATAAAGAAGGAAAACGCGCCTTTAGAGTTTATCCACATTGGGGTATGGTGAAAAGCAAACAAGCTGAAAAGACGCAAAAATGGCAACTGAATTATTTTTATGAAATAAGCAGTCTAACCAATTTGCAAAAGGTGAATCAATTGTATACTAAACCATAA